From the genome of Triticum aestivum cultivar Chinese Spring chromosome 3B, IWGSC CS RefSeq v2.1, whole genome shotgun sequence, one region includes:
- the LOC123072233 gene encoding zinc finger protein GAI-ASSOCIATED FACTOR 1 gives MRSCMPPMACGATGTGECTGSFSSVSSTVEGLGEEFRLPYHGKPPFLAGSPPEIREDDGDLRLVIAGTSDSLSTPPAATKKKKKRSLPGTPDPSAEVIALSPRTLMATNRFVCEICHKGFQRDQNLQLHRRGHNLPWKLRQRGAEGGAAPRKRAYVCPEPACVHHDPRRALGDLTGIKKHFCRKHGEKKWKCDRCAKRYAVHSDWKAHAKVCGTREYRCDCGTLFSRRDSFVTHRAFCDALAQENSKLAQPAMNMATVASALQGQQHAHHHNLMLPSTHADDLDMDADEASAFEPDIKSPHLKMFSDYDADAADADNPLGCMLSSLGAAPSAFSPSSRLSMLGLQAGPSDAASMGGCYSPGNGGLASMSATALLQKAAQMGATTSSGYGVSFTPGHPGLASTMAALDRFPCTGGPFGGPTRAFGAYDGVVGFGVGGLMPGQLYNDGANGGTTRNAGPAVSGADNPMDDERRRAAAGDDVRVVDYMGVEHQRTSYGSVSSASPFADYTGPWP, from the exons ATGCGTAGTTGCATGCCGCCCATGGCGTGCGGTGCCACGGGGACGGGGGAGTGCACGGGTAGCTTCTCTTCCGTGAGCAGCACGGTGGAGGGGCTGGGAGAGGAGTTCCGGCTGCCGTACCACGGCAAGCCGCCGTTCCTGGCCGGAAGCCCGCCGGAGATCCGTGaagacgacggcgatctccggctcGTGATTGCTGGCACCTCCGACTCGCTGTCCACCCCGCCGGCtgcgaccaagaagaagaagaagcgaagCCTTCCCGGGACTCCAG ACCCGAGCGCGGAGGTGATCGCGCTGTCGCCGCGGACGCTGATGGCGACGAACCGGTTCGTGTGCGAGATCTGCCACAAGGGCTTCCAGCGCGACCAGAACCTGCAGCTGCACCGCCGCGGCCACAACCTGCCGTGGAAGCTCCGGCAGCGCGGCGCCGAGGGCGGGGCGGCGCCGCGGAAGCGCGCGTACGTGTGCCCCGAGCCGGCGTGCGTGCACCACGACCCCCGGCGCGCGCTGGGCGACCTCACCGGCATCAAAAAGCACTTCTGCCGCAAGCACGGCGAGAAGAAGTGGAAGTGCGACCGCTGCGCCAAGCGCTACGCCGTGCACTCCGACTGGAAGGCCCACGCCAAGGTCTGCGGCACCCGCGAGTACCGCTGCGACTGCGGCACCCTCTTCTCCAG GAGGGACAGCTTCGTGACGCACCGGGCCTTCTGCGACGCGCTGGCGCAGGAGAACAGCAAGCTGGCGCAGCCGGCCATGAACATGGCCACGGTGGCCTCGGCGCTCCAGGGCCAGCAGCACGCTCACCACCACAACCTCATGCTGCCGTCCACCCACGCCGATGACCTCGACATGGACGCCGACGAGGCCTCCGCCTTCGAGCCGGACATAAAGAGCCCGCACCTGAAGATGTTCTCCGACTACGACGCCGACGCAGCCGACGCCGACAACCCGCTGGGCTGCATGCTGTCCAGCCTCGGCGCCGCTCCGTCGGCCTTCAGCCCGAGCAGCAGGCTGAGCATGCTGGGCCTGCAGGCAGGGCCGAGCGACGCCGCCTCCATGGGCGGCTGCTACTCCCCGGGCAACGGCGGCCTGGCGAGCATGTCCGCCACGGCGCTGCTGCAGAAGGCGGCCCAGATGGGCGCGACGACGTCGAGCGGCTACGGCGTGAGCTTCACCCCTGGCCACCCGGGCCTCGcgtccaccatggccgcgctcGACCGCTTTCCTTGCACCGGGGGGCCGTTCGGGGGGCCGACGAGAGCCTTCGGCGCGTACGACGGGGTGGTCGGGTTCGGCGTCGGCGGGCTGATGCCTGGCCAGCTCTACAACGACGGGGCCAACGGCGGCACCACAAGGAACGCTGGACCGGCGGTCAGCGGCGCGGACAACCCAATGGACGATGAGCGCCGGCgagccgccgccggcgacgacgtGCGCGTGGTGGATTACATGGGCGTCGAGCACCAGAGAACAAGCTACGGTAGCGTGAGTAGCGCCAGCCCGTTCGCGGATTACACGGGCCCGTGGCCCTAG